A single Cottoperca gobio chromosome 3, fCotGob3.1, whole genome shotgun sequence DNA region contains:
- the LOC115006338 gene encoding uncharacterized protein LOC115006338 isoform X2, whose product MDDLWIDNKIQREEQSDTLFTVHRVGLNHSGSYSCVYSLRNDLLPKVAKRGHNIIEILVVSNFLPADISVAGPSTVGEGDDVTFRCTASDTLQTIDECQLIHSYLRKNDSILQVQTFHVTRREAIFTIEGAVMRDSGDYSCVVLPSKCIQEHEKTLYGNNTVVLKVKGNMDFRMIITCGVITLMLLLGLGLWWINKRAGHYLSKSFVASLQADMVEEQQVQTEGEDLEAQDVSEDSFSMEQDEEYQNVSVQAVPHADDFEGVYNMINDDDEYDDIELRCAN is encoded by the exons atg gATGACCTTTGGATCGATAACAAGATACAGAGGGAAGAACAAAGTGACACCCTCTTCACCGTGCACAGAGTCGGTCTTAATCACAGTGGAAGCTACAGCTGTGTTTACTCCTTAAGGAATGATTTGCTTCCCAAAGTAGCGAAGAGAGGACACAACATCATTGAGATTCTGGTTGTAT CCAATTTTCTCCCCGCAGATATTTCAGTAGCTGGGCCGTCCACTGTCGGCGAGGGAGACGATGTTACATTCAGATGTACTGCTTCTGACACCCTGCAAACAATTGATGAATGTCAACTCATCCACTCTTACCTGAGGAAGAATGACAGCATCCTCCAAGTGCAGACATTTCATGTCACCCGGAGGGAGGCCATTTTCACCATCGAAGGTGCCGTCATGAGGGATTCGGGCGATTACAGCTGCGTGGTGCTGCCATCTAAATGCATCCAAGAGCATGAGAAAACACTCTATGGAAATAACACAGTAGTGCTCAAGGTCAAAG GAAATATGGACTTTAGGATGATTATCACGTGTGGAGTGATAACCCTGATGTTGTTACTGGGTCTGGGTCTGTGGTGGATCAACAAACGAG CTGGCCACTATTTGTCCAAGTCATT TGTGGCGAGTCTGCAGGCCGACATGGTGGAGGAACAGCAGGTgcagacagagggggaggatCTGGAAGCACAAGATG tttcaGAAGACTCTTTCAGCATGGAGCAGGACGAAGA GTATCAAAACGTATCTGTTCAGGCCGTTCCTCACGCTGATGACTTTGAGGGAGTCTACAATATGATCA atgatgatgatgagtacGATGACATTGAGCTGAGGTGTGCCAACTGA
- the LOC115006338 gene encoding uncharacterized protein LOC115006338 isoform X1, translated as MDDLWIDNKIQREEQSDTLFTVHRVGLNHSGSYSCVYSLRNDLLPKVAKRGHNIIEILVVSNFLPADISVAGPSTVGEGDDVTFRCTASDTLQTIDECQLIHSYLRKNDSILQVQTFHVTRREAIFTIEGAVMRDSGDYSCVVLPSKCIQEHEKTLYGNNTVVLKVKGNMDFRMIITCGVITLMLLLGLGLWWINKRAGHYLSKSFVASLQADMVEEQQVQTEGEDLEAQDVSEDSFSMEQDEEYQNVSVQAVPHADDFEGVYNMINEIPDATCEYAVSSRQKKKPRSTAHLIAFRPLHTS; from the exons atg gATGACCTTTGGATCGATAACAAGATACAGAGGGAAGAACAAAGTGACACCCTCTTCACCGTGCACAGAGTCGGTCTTAATCACAGTGGAAGCTACAGCTGTGTTTACTCCTTAAGGAATGATTTGCTTCCCAAAGTAGCGAAGAGAGGACACAACATCATTGAGATTCTGGTTGTAT CCAATTTTCTCCCCGCAGATATTTCAGTAGCTGGGCCGTCCACTGTCGGCGAGGGAGACGATGTTACATTCAGATGTACTGCTTCTGACACCCTGCAAACAATTGATGAATGTCAACTCATCCACTCTTACCTGAGGAAGAATGACAGCATCCTCCAAGTGCAGACATTTCATGTCACCCGGAGGGAGGCCATTTTCACCATCGAAGGTGCCGTCATGAGGGATTCGGGCGATTACAGCTGCGTGGTGCTGCCATCTAAATGCATCCAAGAGCATGAGAAAACACTCTATGGAAATAACACAGTAGTGCTCAAGGTCAAAG GAAATATGGACTTTAGGATGATTATCACGTGTGGAGTGATAACCCTGATGTTGTTACTGGGTCTGGGTCTGTGGTGGATCAACAAACGAG CTGGCCACTATTTGTCCAAGTCATT TGTGGCGAGTCTGCAGGCCGACATGGTGGAGGAACAGCAGGTgcagacagagggggaggatCTGGAAGCACAAGATG tttcaGAAGACTCTTTCAGCATGGAGCAGGACGAAGA GTATCAAAACGTATCTGTTCAGGCCGTTCCTCACGCTGATGACTTTGAGGGAGTCTACAATATGATCA ATGAAATACCAGATGCAACATGTGAGTATGCCGTGTCCTCGcgacagaagaagaaacccaGATCCACCGCTCACCTCATCGCTTTCAGACCACTTCACACTTcatga